TCACTTGCCTTCACCCGCAAGGCCCTTCCCAGCCAAGCATGTTTGCCATGGAGGTGAcagcttctgtttctctgtggctcatgctgccagccccagcactaCTGAGCTCAAACCATTTTGCCTTTCCTACCACTGTGTGAGAAACTTTGCAAACTATCCATAAAACCACCCCATGATTCTCCTGCTAATTGCTCCTCTGCCACACCTACAATCCTTGATGAGGTTTAGGTGTCAAACACACCAAGTTTGAGCCTGTCTTGGGCTCTCCTTACTCGTATCGCTCAGTTATCTCTCACCTCAGACATACCATATTTCCATGGTGTGGGCAATATCTCAGTGTTCTGCCTGCACAGCACCTAGCACAGCTCTGGTCCACAATTTACTTTTAATCAAGCAATATGGTAGCAGTTCACTGTTTTTAAAGAGTAAGTTAAAGATAGAGGGTGCACGTGATGGTTTCAGAAAGTCATGCAGGAGAAGCTGACATGGGGGAGGATGAGGGGCTTAGCTGAGCCAAATATCCTGCCTTCAGCAGTGGATATTTGAGGCTACATTTGTCGTCCAGGGTGCAATCCTGCACAcagagctggaggaggggaGTCCTTCCTGACAACTGCACTGATTAGCTGGTGCCCTGAAGAATGACGTTTGATTACCTTTATCTTCGGCTGCTGAACTGCAAATGTTACTAATGGTCACAAAATCACCCAGTCTGTTTCAAAATACAACCAAAGTAAATGAATCTATTGAGCACAGTTTATTCAATACTTCTTACTCTGGCAAAACTCCCAAAACATAATTTGCTTGCTGCATGTCTCCACCATATGGTGTCATTCAGTGTAGACTTTCTCTCCTTCACTGAAATCCAAAATTTAGCGGAGTCAAGTCACCTACAGAATTCTTCCAGCTCAAACACACTAACATAGTTTTCTGGCAAAGACGTCACACAGCACTTTCTGGTTCGGTATATTAACGAATACCAGCATGAATCCTCCtttcataattaaaatcaaACTCCTCTGGTTTTAGCAATTTTGAAGGAAGTGCTATGCCCTGCAAAGAGAAGAGACAATGTCTAGCACTGGACAATGTCAGCAGTCTTCATCTGGTTTCAGAACCTGAAAGCCTTGGCCAGTTGCTGGTATACTGTCCTACCTCCAGGTAGTTTCTGATATCAATGTCTCAGCaatcagtaaaataaacaaaaaaagtgacATGGAACTGTACTGGAAAACTAAAGCAGCAAGGCACTGttaaagcttttgaaagcaatttttttttttaatggggcCATTTTAAATAGAGTCATACTACCAAGCAACAAgggacaaaagaaaagaaattctggGTACTAGGTACACCTACAGCAGGCAACAGATAGATGCTGGCTTTGCTAGAAACATGAGCTCAAGACCAGGAGAAAGATGCGTGACTATGTTTAGCTATACTGGTATTTCACTCTCTCCACCAGATCTGCCTAGCATCAGCTAGACACGCCATGACTCAGTTTCCTCAACTCTAAAATGAGGCCATGCTTTGACGACCCTGGTTTTGacacaatgatgtcatcttCAATCGATGGTTTTAGAAAAACACTAGCCATCCTCTGGCCCCGCCACCTATCAATAACACACCATCTCACTCAGTAAAGATTATTACAGTGACAAGGAAGCCACAAGCCCTGCTTCACACAGCATTTCCTAAACTTTGGAAAGCTGCATATCCTTTCATGTAGCAGCCTCCCTTCGCCCTTGCTGTGCACCCACCGCAGATGCTGCTTAACGGCGCCAAAGACTTCAGTGCTACACATCCCTCATGCTATGCAGTTTTACGGCTCATCTTTCCCTCCGTGCTCCACCTATGACCTTCCAccacccctgccccacagctgtgAGAAATGCTGGTATGCTTTGCAGAAGGAGACACTTCCCCTCTGTACTTACTCACTTGGATGAGCACCGAAATAATTTACACCTCAGCATTAACCCTCTTATCACTGGAGTTGGAGCAAGCAGTCATTGAAGGGGGTTTAAGCACTTCCCAATGCAATCATGACATGCAAGAAACATGCTCACAGGCAACTACCATGGCTCAAATGACAAACAGTTAAATTCTTACATCAAGCTGTCTGGATCATTTCTGACTGCTGACCCACACCCCCAGGCTGCCAGAGCTGCTTTGGATATATTTGCTGGTGTTTCAGAGAGTTTCTACCACTaaggattattttgttttagtgaAAGTTGAGAATCTATTAAGAGACTGTACAGAGCTCTGCAGTCCTCTCTGCCCAGCTGGTCCACCAGGCACTCCGAAGCGGCACCCACCCTGCCTGAGAGGCTGCAATTGAAAAAACAACTcccagaaatagaaaatagacAAAGAGGCAGTAAAACATTGTAGCAAATAACACGTACACTGCAAAACACCCAGTCCATCCTCTCCACGCACAAAGCACTAGGATAACAGCAGCCAGATCCCAGACTACACCAGCTTATCTGGACATCACAAGGCAGAAGAGCAGATTTGActagcagcagctgcaggccaAATGTGCCCCACAAAGCACTGtgtggctggaggcagctgcccTCATCTTTATAGCAGATGTCCATCTGTGATGGCTTCGGTGTCTGGTGTGACACGCTCCATCACCAACTGATCTAAAATAGAGCAGATCCCACAGACCTTATCTCAGTCTCTTTCTCTGTGGCCCAATAGGCAGAGATGGAGCCAGAATTAAACCAGTgagctgcctttgctgctcTTGCTTATGCCTACTCCTGTGCTGTCCACTTGCATGAATCCAGCTTGTGTGCAGAGGGCTCCTGGACAAAACATGGCTTTGACCTTGGGAAAGCTCTTTCCCCATTGCCATTTCCTTTTGCCTGTGCTCTCTGCACACGCTGCACCTTGGCAGTGGCTCCCTCACCTACCACAGCTCTTTCTTACCACCCCTCACCCAGCAGCCCCAATCCTTCCTTCCAGTCCTCGCTGAACTGTCAGCATCCCACCTGTCCCACCCCAACTACCCTGGCATCTACACCCAAGTTGTTTCCAACACTCCAGTCCATTATTCAACCTTACCCCAACCTCGATTCAGACTACACTACACCCTCACCACTACGCCTGTCTCCCAGTGTTGCCCTCCACCCTAACCAAACACTTCACTGCACCCAAGACCCCAACTCCTCCCTTCAATCCACTTTGCTTCCTCTCAAACAATTTATTTCTCTCCTtcaacacttttttcctccctagatcctctctttctctcatcaGCATCAAGATTCCAGCCCTTCCCACTGTATATTCTCACCTCTTCTTTTCAGCCCAGATCTTCCCTCATCTCCGCAGCCCCTGGCAGAACCCCCCTGAACACACAACATCCCTGCAAACTATCCTAGCCACCTAATGTTGACTGGGTTTTCCCAGTGACTCCTCACCAGACTGCGCATCCCACCCAAGTGGcaggtttctttcttcccctgagCACTGTCCTGTCCATCACTGAACACCCAACCCCTTCACATCCAGGCTTTCTCTGCCATGCCTGAACTCCCTTTTAAGGCTGTTTATCAGCAACCAGCCCTTCCACCTCAGCAAGCTCTCCGACAGCTCCCTCAACTCCTGTAGCCAGGATCCAAGCCCCAGGGTGGCCCCCTCCCACCTTGGCTGGGCTGTCCAGCGTCTCTTTGCAGCCGCAGACGTTCCCAGACTTTATGCAGTCAACCCCTGAACACTATCCTCCATcctccccaggctcctccattgctccttccctcctcagGCCAAGCAGGCCGCTGCCATCCggctccccagccctcccgAGCACCCAGCCCTCCACCATGCCTTCCACACCTCGAATGAATCACTAGGCAGGCTGACCGAACCCCAACAAAGGCTCCCCCCATAGCATCTTCAAGACTCCCAGCTCCCACCAGGACCCGACTCAATCCCCCTGCCCAGGTCCCCCAgagcctccagccccagccaggaTCCTGGCCCCTACCAGGATCCCAACTcctgccccggcccccaccAGGACCTCCCCTGGTTGGAGGCCCCGGACTTACACTGCCCACAGCCCCGGCGGCGCCCCTTAGCCGGGCGCCCCCAGCCCCCGCAGGCCCGGCCCCCGCGCCTGGCCGGACGCCGCTGCCCTACCAGCTCCGCGGAGCCCCAGGCCCCCCCGGTGGGCACCCCGGCGCCCCACGCCCCCACGCCCCCCTGGGCAGGCACCCCCGGTGCCCCGGCCCTGCCAGACCACCCGCCGCGTGTCCCcactcccccccgccccctcacCATCCTCGGCGCGGCTCCGGGGTTACCATGGGCAACTGCGTCACACACACGCCGCTGCTACGTACAGCGTCAGCGCTTCCCGCCGTACGTACGGAACGTGCCGACGTCGAGCAGACGGGAGGGGCGGAGCGCGGCTCCACAGCCCGCGGCTagccccgccccctccctcaACCGGCGCATGCGTACAAGTGGACACTCTGCCGGGGCGGGGAGATGGGCGCGGCAGTTCGGGCCTCTGTGACTGGCTGAGGGCGGCCACGCGTCGGAGCCCGGGGGCAGGTGAGGGCCACGTGGGCGGGAGACGGCGCGCGAGGGGTCTGGGGACTGCAGGTAGGGCCACGTGGGCCgggccgtgccgggccgtgCCGTGCCAGGGGTGGCCCAGGTATTGCAGTACTGGCGCGGGCGGCGTCCCAGGCGGCGCGCAGGGCCGCGCAGGGCCGCGCAGGGCCGCGGCGGGGGTTGCAGCGTAGCACCACCGGCAGCATGCAGTGCACAGCTATGGGGAGCGTACAGTGCAGTGCAGTGCCGTGCCACAGGGGTGCGGGGCAGTGTTACGGGGAGCGTGCCGGGCCACGTGGTGCTATGGGGGACGTGCAGTGGGGTGTCACAGAGGGTGCAGCGTAGTGGTACGGGGGAGAGCGTGATGGTGTCGCAGAGGCGTGTCGTCCGGGTTATGGACGACGTGCAGTGCAGTTTCAGAGCCATGGGAGGGTGCAGTGTAGTGCGGTGCAATGCCGTGGGGCACTGCAGTGTGTTGCCACAGGGGATGCCGTCGTCGGTGGGGCTAGTGCAGTGCCATAGAGAGCGCAGGCAGTGTTCTGGGGGGCACGCAGCGCAGGCATGGGAGGGTGTGGTGTGCGGCCATCGGGGTGTGCAGTGCCATTGGGGGACATACAGCACAGTGCAGGGGATGCAGTGCCATGCTGTGTGCATGCAAGTGGGGTGTGCTCGCAGGGCAGTGCTGTGCAGCCCTGTGGAGGGGGCAAGCTGGCCCCCTCAGTGCTGTCCAGCACGGTCCCACCCCAAGGAGAGGGTGCCaggtgctgggggtgcagcaGGAGTGCAGGAGGATCCTGGGCTCAGGGTTGCTGAAAGTCCAACTTTCCCGTTAAATATAAACCTGCCACAGCTCTCACCCAGTTAACCGCTCCTGTGGCTGTGGCAGGCCCGCACTTGACAGGCAAGCGAGGCAGGGTCCTCCAGAGCCGccttctcctcctgcccagACGCATGCCAAAATGGCCACTGTGCCCCTTGGCTTCAACATTGATGCCCCGCGCTGGGACCAGAGCACTTTTGTGGGGCGCCTGAAGCATTTCCTCAACATCACCGACCCACGGACAGTGCTGGTGCCGGAGGAGGAGCTGGACCGTGCCAAGGCCCTGGTGGAAGGCTGCAGGTGAGGGGCCAGGGTGCAGCCAGGGCAGGTGCCATCCCTGTGCCTGCGGCTGTACCTGAGCACCCTGCGGGACCATGGGGTGATGGAGGCAGTCGTTTCCACAGGGTGTGCTGGGATGTAACATCTATCGGAGGTGGTTTTGGGGGACTTTCCCAGGCTTCTCCCAGGAGCCTGAAGCTGGGACAAGTTTCCCTTTCGGGATGTTTCCTCCACCTTTTATGTTTGGCACCTGGGGACTCCGTCCCCTGGCAGTGCCAGGTGCCAGTGGGGCTGTGCAGCACCCCCTAACAGGTTCTGGGCTTGCAGGGCCGGGCTGGTGCCACCAGgaagcagccaggagcagctgttcTATGCCAAGAAGCTGTATGACTCGGCCTTCCACCCTGACAGTGGTGAAAAGATGAACCTCATTGGGAGGATGTCCTTCCAGGTGCCGGGGGGTATGGCTCTCACCGGCTGCATGCTCCAGTTCTACCGGTGAGCCCCTGGGGATGCTaagctggggatgcagccctgACAGCCCACAGCCCCTCGAGGGGTCTCCGAGGGCTGGGGTACAGCCAGCCTGCGTCCTCCTGGGCTAGCCACTGCCCAATGCATGCTCATGGCTGCTGCACCTGTCTCTGTCCTGTGGCCAAGCCCTGTGTCCCCATGCCCTGTCCTCAATGCCCAGCCTCTGGTGGAAGCACCATGGATCGTCCAGCCTCAGGCATGTCTGGGGATGGTCTCGCTTCACCCTGAGCTCAGTTCAGCTCTTTCTGGAGCCTCCGTAATGATTAACGTGGCCAAGTCCTGCATGGCCACTGTTCTTGCTCCATGGACCACAAGGGCTCCCAGAACTGACGACCAAACATGCCCCCAGGCCAGGCTGCTCCAGCTTCCCCAGCCCATGCTGACAGTTCCCTGCATTCCCCTTCTGAAATGGCTGCTGGGGGGCGCTTGGAGGGGGTGAGCAGAGGACATGTGGACAGACACTGccttcccatcccatcccatccctgtTTGCTGGACTGGTTTGCCAGTTGCTGGCAAGGTCCACCCTGGGTGAGGGATCTCCCACTGCTGATGGGTCACCCTCTTTCCAGCTCATCTCCACCCTCCTGCAACCCAAAGCTTGCTCAGACCTACATCTCCCTGTGTCCTCTCCTGCCTCACCTCAGTGTCCCTGAGACACCAGTAGGAGCTCAGGCATCCTGGTTGCCCCCAGAGCTGCCTCTGTCCCCATGTGCCCCTCCTTGCCACTCCCCTTGACAAAGGCTTATCTCAGCCCAGCAGGATGGGTTCTGCCTTGCTGAGATCTGGATCTCCCACCCCTGGCCAAGCACCCCACAGGATTGGGCTCCCTCACGTGCTCCCCAAAGCCCTGTGGCAGCCAGGACTCCTGGGGTcatttcccagctctgccactggcTCGTGGCTTTGCCACAGTGCCTCAGGTTCCCTTGGGAGACACCAGGATAAGGGTATCAAGGGCATCTTGGCTGTCCCCCACCATGAGCACAAGCCAGATGTCCCTGACAGCCCTTGGGCGCTCTCCTGGTCCTTGCCTCTGCAGGACGGTGCCCGCTGTGGTTTTCTGGCAGTGGGTGAACCAGTCCTTCAATGCCATTGTCAACTACACCAACCGCAATGCCGCCTCCCCCATCTCACTGAGGTGAGTGTGCCTGTGCATGGGATGGGGACTCTCTGGGTTGGGACACCCCTGATGTCCTGTAAAGAACCCCTGTACCCCATCTTTGGCACCAAAGGAACAGAATCGATAAGTTggtgtttcttttctctctcttctttgcaAATCACTGTCCAGGCAAATTGGGGTGGCTTACGTCACGGCCACCGGTACAGCCCTGGCCACCGCGGTGGGACTCAACCTCTACACCAAGGTATGCTGTGACAGGGACAAGTGAGGCAGCTGGCCATATCCTGCCCTGCCATGCTGATGCCAGCCTGTCTCCCACAGCGAGCACCCCCTTTGCTGGCCCGCTGGGTCCCCTTCGcggctgtggctgctgccaaCTGTGTCAATATCCCCATGATGCGGCAACAGTAAGTGCCATGTCCAGCTGGGGCACTTGAGGGACCCAGCTGCCTCCGAAGGcgagctgctggcagccaggctCCTGAGCTGCGTGGTTGCCCTGCCACCATTTCCCATCTCGGGGGCTGGAGGGGGtgagagggcaggagggaggtgaCGTGGTGTCTGCACATTTGCAGTGCCGGGTCTCTagtgcagggtgctgggtggggTGGTTCAGCCTTTGCCCAGAGCAGAACGGGCGTTTTGGGATGAGAGTAGCTGTTCTGGGGCCTGGGCTGGAAGATGCCTCAGATCCAAAGGTCTTCTGCATGTGGTCATGGGAGAGCTCCAGTCCATGATGTCCTCATGCTGGGACCCTCTAGGTGAGCCCCATCTGGAGACCTATGTCTGCTGCTTGGGGCCCTCGGCAGCTCACGGCATGGGGAGGTggggtgctgtgctggggactaTCTCCTGGCTTGGCGGCAGGTCCCAGGCGGGTGTCTGTCCCTCAGACGACCAGACCCTATTCGCAGCCATGCCCTGAAGGTGGCAGCATCGGCTGGGCTGGGGACTGTGGCACCCCGGGATGATGGAGCCCTGGGGGCAGCCGGggctgctgtgccagcacagcaTGGGGGACCCCTTGACACCCCCTCATTCGATTGCTGTGTCCTCGTAACTCCCTGGCCATCCCAGCCACCACTTACTGCTGCCTGTACCCTCCAGGGAGATCATCAATGGGGTGACAGTGATGGACGGGGACAACAACGAGCTTGGCCACTCCAGGGTGAGTCTCAGGATAGGTGTCCACACTGGGGCAGAGTGTGGTGGGGGCTCACCCACTGCTCTTGCTTGCAGAGGGCGGCGGCGAAGGGCATCGCACAGGTTGTGGTCTCCAGGATCACCATGGCAGCACCAGGCATGA
The genomic region above belongs to Phalacrocorax aristotelis chromosome 12, bGulAri2.1, whole genome shotgun sequence and contains:
- the SFXN2 gene encoding sideroflexin-2 isoform X2, producing the protein MATVPLGFNIDAPRWDQSTFVGRLKHFLNITDPRTVLVPEEELDRAKALVEGCRAGLVPPGSSQEQLFYAKKLYDSAFHPDSGEKMNLIGRMSFQVPGGMALTGCMLQFYRTVPAVVFWQWVNQSFNAIVNYTNRNAASPISLRQIGVAYVTATGTALATAVGLNLYTKRAPPLLARWVPFAAVAAANCVNIPMMRQQEIINGVTVMDGDNNELGHSRRAAAKGIAQVVVSRITMAAPGMIILPIIMERLEKFSFMQRIRVLHGPLQVLLCGGFLLFMVPAACALFPQRCFLALADLEPELRDSIVAKHGDKVPYVYFNKGL
- the SFXN2 gene encoding sideroflexin-2 isoform X1; this translates as MATVPLGFNIDAPRWDQSTFVGRLKHFLNITDPRTVLVPEEELDRAKALVEGCRAGLVPPGSSQEQLFYAKKLYDSAFHPDSGEKMNLIGRMSFQVPGGMALTGCMLQFYRTVPAVVFWQWVNQSFNAIVNYTNRNAASPISLRQIGVAYVTATGTALATAVGLNLYTKRAPPLLARWVPFAAVAAANCVNIPMMRQQEIINGVTVMDGDNNELGHSRLSCPSSWSGWRNSPSCSGSGFSTGLCRCCYVGASSCSWCRQPVPCSHRDASLHWLTSSQSCVTASWPSTGTKYHMSILTKDCERRLPQEPLHASSPLPPPALRPLSRAQRHSPARSAPQPNSISAASFPQRDRIWLCMPGLQHFGSC